A region from the Actinoplanes sp. OR16 genome encodes:
- a CDS encoding NCS2 family permease codes for MSIATEPTSKFDRFFEITKRGSTLSREIRGGIVTFFTMAYIVVLNPLILAGGTDATGAHLPIAALAAGTALVAGLMTILMGVVARFPLALAAGLGVNALVAYEIAPEMTWADAMGLVVIEGVLIAILVLSGLRTAVFKAVPTQLKTAIGVGIGLFLMIIGLVDSGLVRRVPDAANTTVPVEMGIGGKLVSWPTLVFAIGLLFTLVLFVRKVKGAILIGILGTTILAIVVEAIAGVGSVVTNPHGWSLNVPTLPDKIIDKPDLSLIGQFNVLDSWSTAGWLVVLMFVFTLLITDFFDTMGTMVAVGQEGELLDADGMPPRTKEILLVDSIAAAAGGAASVSSNTSYVESASGVGEGARTGVASLVTGALFLVAMFFAPLVKVVPFEAASTALVVVGFLMMTTVTKIDWTDFSIAVPAFLAITLMPFTYSISNGIGAGIISYVVLKAFTGKAREIHPILYGVAVLFVLYFARGPLETWIL; via the coding sequence ATGTCCATAGCAACCGAACCGACCAGCAAGTTCGACCGGTTCTTCGAGATAACCAAGCGCGGATCGACCCTGAGCCGGGAGATCCGCGGTGGCATCGTCACGTTCTTCACGATGGCGTACATCGTCGTGCTGAACCCGCTGATCCTGGCCGGTGGCACCGACGCCACCGGCGCGCACCTGCCGATCGCCGCGCTCGCCGCCGGCACCGCGCTGGTCGCCGGCCTGATGACCATCCTGATGGGCGTCGTCGCCCGGTTCCCGCTCGCGCTGGCCGCCGGTCTCGGCGTGAACGCCCTGGTGGCCTACGAGATCGCGCCGGAGATGACCTGGGCAGACGCGATGGGTCTCGTGGTCATCGAGGGTGTGCTCATCGCGATCCTGGTGCTGAGCGGCCTGCGTACGGCGGTCTTCAAGGCCGTGCCGACCCAGCTCAAGACCGCGATCGGCGTGGGCATCGGCCTCTTCCTGATGATCATCGGTCTGGTCGACTCGGGCCTGGTGCGCCGCGTCCCGGACGCCGCCAACACCACGGTTCCGGTCGAGATGGGCATCGGCGGCAAGCTGGTGAGCTGGCCGACCCTGGTCTTCGCGATCGGCCTGCTCTTCACGCTGGTCCTCTTCGTCCGCAAGGTGAAGGGCGCCATCCTGATCGGCATCCTCGGCACCACGATCCTCGCGATCGTGGTCGAGGCCATCGCCGGCGTCGGCTCGGTCGTGACGAACCCGCACGGCTGGTCGCTGAACGTCCCGACGCTGCCCGACAAGATCATCGACAAGCCCGACCTCTCGCTGATCGGGCAGTTCAACGTGCTCGACTCGTGGTCGACGGCCGGCTGGCTGGTCGTGCTGATGTTCGTCTTCACGCTGCTGATCACGGACTTCTTCGACACGATGGGCACGATGGTCGCGGTCGGCCAGGAGGGTGAGCTGCTCGACGCCGACGGGATGCCTCCTCGTACGAAGGAGATCCTGCTCGTCGACTCGATCGCCGCCGCAGCCGGTGGCGCCGCGAGCGTCTCCAGCAACACGTCGTACGTGGAGAGCGCCTCCGGTGTGGGCGAGGGCGCCCGCACCGGTGTGGCCAGCCTGGTCACCGGCGCGCTCTTCCTGGTCGCGATGTTCTTCGCGCCGCTGGTCAAGGTGGTGCCGTTCGAGGCCGCGTCGACCGCGCTCGTGGTGGTCGGCTTCCTCATGATGACCACGGTCACGAAGATCGACTGGACCGACTTCAGCATCGCGGTGCCGGCGTTCCTCGCGATCACGCTGATGCCGTTCACGTACTCGATCTCCAACGGCATCGGGGCCGGGATCATCTCGTACGTCGTCCTGAAGGCCTTCACCGGCAAGGCTCGGGAGATCCACCCGATCCTCTACGGCGTCGCCGTCCTGTTCGTGCTCTACTTCGCCAGGGGTCCTCTGGAGACCTGGATCCTCTGA
- a CDS encoding MarR family winged helix-turn-helix transcriptional regulator yields the protein MMERVMTTERATAEPLAKTLRDAITRLGRRVRQARPVGDLTFSQLSALTSLQLAGALTPRELADVERVQPPTMTKIVGKLEDRGLVMRTPHPTDGRQVILTATDQGRTVYAQYEQARNEWLAQALERLSPEERETLASAAEILQRVARG from the coding sequence GTGATGGAGCGGGTGATGACGACGGAGCGCGCGACAGCGGAACCGCTGGCGAAAACGCTGCGAGACGCGATCACCCGTCTCGGCCGCCGGGTCCGACAGGCCCGGCCGGTCGGCGATCTCACGTTCAGTCAGCTCTCCGCGCTGACCAGCCTCCAGCTGGCCGGTGCGCTGACCCCTCGTGAGCTCGCCGACGTGGAGCGGGTCCAGCCGCCGACGATGACCAAGATCGTGGGCAAGCTGGAAGACCGCGGACTCGTCATGCGCACACCTCACCCGACCGACGGGCGCCAGGTCATCCTGACCGCGACCGATCAGGGCCGGACGGTGTACGCGCAGTACGAGCAGGCGCGAAACGAGTGGCTGGCCCAGGCGCTGGAACGTTTGAGCCCCGAGGAACGGGAAACCTTGGCGTCCGCTGCGGAGATCCTGCAGCGCGTCGCACGGGGCTGA
- a CDS encoding MFS transporter: MQVPNYRLFAGGQLVKLIGVWMMFTAQDWLVLELSDNSPGALGTVTALQFVPVMLLTLVSGRLADKYDKRKLLIAANAAFAVFAVAFALLVTTGVVALWHVYVFALLLGVANAVETPVRQAFVSELVELRLLPNALALSAATFNTARISGPALAGVLLAVLSTPGVFLISTVLAIAPVFTYIQMRPAELHRSKRAAGPSKVIDGLRYVGKRHDLLLPIGMMAVIGMIGFNFPVTLAALAKIDFNAGPSSFGLLTTCLAIGSLGGALAGTRRRSRPGAYPVIGAALLFGIFEFAVGFSPNFVTAALLLVPTGFFSIYLAQGANHRVQMGVDPEYRGRVMALYVLVFLGTTPIGATLAGWWGEHFGVPSSIWVAGLVSFLAAVGALIWQLKASGDRLEWRNRRLRVVPAPEPAPASPASAPSPSPASPVPASPVPAYPLSLPASPAPASAASPTSVLPMPDKSDLSDEGASVHVSVGPEGAGNDGAARSAGRGHSEPLTSSGPVARV, translated from the coding sequence TTGCAGGTCCCCAACTACCGTCTCTTCGCCGGTGGGCAGCTGGTGAAGCTGATCGGCGTCTGGATGATGTTCACCGCCCAGGACTGGCTGGTGCTGGAACTCTCCGACAACTCTCCCGGTGCGCTGGGCACCGTCACGGCGCTTCAGTTCGTACCGGTCATGCTGCTCACGCTGGTGAGCGGCCGGCTTGCCGACAAATACGACAAGCGCAAGCTGCTGATCGCGGCGAACGCGGCCTTCGCGGTCTTCGCCGTCGCGTTCGCGCTCCTGGTCACCACCGGCGTCGTCGCCCTCTGGCACGTCTACGTCTTCGCCCTGCTCCTCGGCGTGGCGAACGCCGTCGAGACCCCGGTCCGGCAGGCCTTCGTCTCCGAACTGGTCGAGCTCCGGCTGCTCCCCAACGCCCTCGCCCTCTCCGCCGCGACCTTCAACACCGCCCGGATCAGCGGCCCGGCCCTCGCCGGCGTGCTGCTCGCGGTGCTCTCCACCCCGGGCGTGTTCCTGATCTCCACGGTGCTGGCGATCGCGCCGGTCTTCACCTACATCCAGATGCGACCGGCCGAGCTTCATCGTTCCAAGCGCGCGGCCGGTCCCTCCAAGGTCATAGATGGCCTTCGGTACGTGGGGAAGCGCCACGATCTGCTGCTGCCGATCGGCATGATGGCCGTGATCGGGATGATCGGCTTCAACTTCCCCGTGACGCTCGCCGCCCTTGCGAAGATCGATTTCAACGCGGGCCCGTCGTCGTTCGGCCTGCTGACGACATGTCTCGCGATCGGGTCGCTGGGTGGCGCTCTGGCCGGCACACGGCGTAGGTCCCGGCCGGGCGCCTACCCGGTGATCGGGGCGGCGCTGCTCTTCGGCATCTTCGAGTTCGCCGTCGGCTTCTCACCCAACTTCGTCACGGCCGCGCTGCTGCTGGTGCCGACCGGCTTCTTCTCGATCTACCTGGCTCAGGGCGCCAACCACCGGGTACAGATGGGCGTCGACCCGGAATACCGCGGGCGCGTCATGGCCCTCTACGTCCTCGTCTTCCTCGGCACCACACCGATCGGCGCCACCCTGGCCGGCTGGTGGGGCGAACACTTCGGCGTGCCGTCCAGCATCTGGGTAGCCGGCCTGGTCAGCTTCCTGGCCGCCGTGGGCGCCCTGATCTGGCAGTTGAAGGCCAGTGGGGACCGCTTGGAGTGGCGCAACCGCCGCCTCCGCGTAGTGCCCGCCCCCGAGCCCGCGCCCGCCTCGCCGGCGTCGGCCCCTTCGCCCTCGCCCGCCTCGCCTGTGCCCGCCTCGCCTGTGCCCGCCTACCCCTTGTCCTTGCCCGCCTCGCCCGCGCCCGCGTCGGCCGCTTCCCCGACGTCAGTCCTCCCCATGCCGGACAAATCTGATTTGTCGGATGAGGGAGCTTCCGTGCACGTCTCGGTTGGGCCTGAAGGCGCGGGCAATGATGGCGCGGCTCGGAGTGCGGGCCGTGGTCACTCCGAGCCTTTGACCAGCTCAGGGCCGGTAGCACGAGTCTGA
- a CDS encoding TetR/AcrR family transcriptional regulator, with the protein MPLTPSSITRTALLLGDRDGEAAMSMRRIAAELGCDPMALYRHFPNRQALLDAVADMAIGDVGEGEPAGEWDVRLTALLTEIREVALRHPGIAGHIAARPPLGENGLRLNRRIGEALAAAGLGPSEAGKAAQALIAYLAAALAMAVKAGERDERWHQVTAALGREMPVVGSEEQFAYGLRLLIAGIRVEGQQG; encoded by the coding sequence ATGCCTCTGACGCCGTCCTCCATCACCCGGACCGCGCTGCTGCTCGGTGATCGAGACGGCGAAGCGGCCATGTCGATGCGGCGGATCGCGGCGGAGCTCGGATGCGACCCGATGGCGCTGTATCGGCATTTTCCGAACCGGCAGGCGCTGCTCGACGCCGTCGCGGACATGGCGATCGGCGATGTCGGAGAAGGCGAGCCGGCCGGAGAGTGGGATGTACGGCTGACCGCCCTGCTCACCGAGATCCGCGAGGTGGCACTCCGGCATCCGGGGATCGCGGGACACATCGCCGCCCGGCCGCCGCTCGGGGAGAACGGGCTGCGCCTCAACCGGAGGATCGGGGAAGCGCTGGCGGCTGCCGGACTAGGGCCGTCCGAGGCGGGTAAGGCCGCTCAAGCGCTGATCGCCTATCTCGCGGCTGCGCTGGCCATGGCGGTGAAGGCCGGCGAGCGCGACGAACGCTGGCATCAGGTCACTGCCGCGCTGGGGCGGGAGATGCCGGTGGTGGGGTCGGAGGAGCAGTTCGCGTACGGGCTACGCCTGTTGATCGCCGGTATTCGAGTCGAGGGGCAGCAGGGCTAG
- a CDS encoding 2'-5' RNA ligase family protein, whose protein sequence is MFPPPEVRRDLASVIPGARSSKWHITLAFLGDADPAVVASSLAGRSFGPSFRLRLAGGGRFDAVVWAGVAGDLDALHELHARLKPDDPREFKPHLTVSYRFSRSLLNSLSGYKGPSWEISSFQLTRSVAGSYSPLALLPLDSNTGDQQA, encoded by the coding sequence GTGTTCCCGCCGCCTGAGGTGCGGCGGGACCTGGCGTCGGTGATCCCTGGCGCCCGCTCGTCGAAGTGGCACATCACGCTGGCGTTCCTCGGTGACGCCGATCCCGCTGTGGTGGCGTCGTCGCTGGCCGGGCGGTCGTTCGGGCCTTCGTTCCGGCTCCGGCTCGCCGGCGGTGGGCGGTTCGATGCGGTGGTGTGGGCCGGGGTGGCGGGCGATCTGGACGCGCTCCATGAGCTGCATGCCCGGTTGAAGCCGGACGATCCACGGGAGTTCAAGCCGCATTTGACGGTTTCATACCGTTTTTCCCGCAGTCTTTTGAACAGCCTGTCCGGATATAAAGGTCCCTCGTGGGAAATTTCGTCCTTTCAGTTGACTCGCAGCGTCGCCGGCTCGTACTCGCCGCTAGCCCTGCTGCCCCTCGACTCGAATACCGGCGATCAACAGGCGTAG
- the sepH gene encoding septation protein SepH, which produces MRPVRFVALSEDGQALVLADEVGRLLALPIDDRVSGVLTEGGQPAGAGTAVAVLSPEMAPSLSPRDIQSRIRSGESAEDVARIAGVPVDRVLRYAGPVLQERAMLAQHARRTRLKTSDTGQPLAEVVDSRLAQHGIDTEKISWDAFRKDDGTWRIVATWPSGKATAQAIWDLDKGRQVVSPHDDMAQYLCAERPTQILGQDPVPERGGHGLPGPARGSEPARGGHGLPSTSDNAPSRSSRDPIRAGRDALLASLDRPLEGSSGRGLEPVSPAARRPVAGGAAALLGGGAGSAFDDDADLPKEVPAVPSLAVLRPRRTVGQGSAPAGAETEENSKPRKRLPSWDDVLFGGGPAARESS; this is translated from the coding sequence ATGCGGCCCGTACGCTTCGTCGCCCTCTCCGAGGACGGTCAGGCCCTGGTGCTCGCCGATGAGGTCGGCAGGCTCCTGGCTCTACCCATCGATGACCGGGTGAGCGGGGTGCTGACCGAGGGTGGTCAGCCCGCCGGCGCCGGGACAGCGGTGGCGGTCCTTTCGCCGGAGATGGCTCCTTCCCTGTCCCCGCGTGACATCCAGTCGCGCATTCGTTCCGGCGAGTCCGCCGAAGACGTCGCGCGCATCGCCGGAGTCCCCGTCGACCGCGTCCTGCGGTACGCCGGACCCGTGCTGCAGGAGCGCGCCATGCTGGCGCAGCACGCCCGCCGCACCCGGCTGAAGACCTCCGACACCGGCCAGCCGCTCGCCGAGGTCGTCGACAGCCGGCTCGCGCAGCACGGCATCGACACCGAGAAGATCTCCTGGGACGCGTTCCGCAAGGACGACGGCACCTGGCGGATCGTCGCGACCTGGCCGTCCGGCAAGGCCACCGCGCAGGCCATCTGGGATCTCGACAAGGGTCGCCAGGTGGTCTCGCCGCACGACGACATGGCGCAGTACCTCTGCGCCGAGCGTCCCACGCAGATCCTCGGCCAGGACCCGGTCCCGGAGCGCGGCGGCCACGGCCTGCCCGGTCCGGCCCGCGGCTCCGAGCCGGCCCGTGGCGGTCACGGCCTGCCCAGCACCTCCGACAACGCACCGTCCCGGTCCAGCCGCGACCCGATCCGGGCCGGCCGTGACGCGCTCCTCGCCTCGCTGGACCGCCCGCTCGAGGGCAGTTCCGGCCGCGGCCTCGAGCCTGTCTCCCCGGCCGCTCGCCGCCCGGTCGCCGGTGGCGCCGCAGCACTGCTCGGCGGTGGCGCCGGTTCCGCGTTCGACGACGACGCCGACCTCCCCAAGGAGGTTCCGGCGGTGCCGTCGCTGGCCGTTCTGCGCCCGCGCCGGACGGTCGGCCAGGGTTCGGCCCCGGCCGGCGCGGAGACCGAGGAGAACAGCAAGCCCCGCAAGCGTCTGCCCAGCTGGGATGACGTCCTCTTCGGGGGCGGCCCGGCCGCCCGGGAGTCTTCCTGA
- the serC gene encoding phosphoserine transaminase, translating into MDGIRIPDEIKPVDGRFGSGPSKVRPEGVEALSAVSRTFMGTSHRQKTVKDQVARLRRGLAEFFSIPDGYEVILANGGTSAFWEVATFGLVKEKAQFAEFGEFGAKFVQAVTDAPFLAEPTVHRAPGGQAAYLTAEAGVDVYATVQNETSTGVAVPVRRVAGAYPGALLLTDATSGGGSLDVDVSETDVYYLAPQKALGSDGGIWLALMSPAAIERAFEIKATKRYIPQFLDLVTAIEQSRLEQTYNTPALATVFLAAEQVDWMNAQGGLSWAVKRSAESATAIYGWADTSSYATPFVTDPALRSSAVATIDFDESVDAAAIAAILRANGVVDTEPYRKLGRNQLRVALYPTVDPSDVAALTECIDYVVEKL; encoded by the coding sequence TTGGATGGCATCCGGATCCCTGACGAGATCAAGCCCGTCGACGGCCGCTTCGGCTCCGGGCCCAGCAAGGTCCGTCCGGAAGGCGTCGAGGCGCTCTCCGCGGTGTCCCGCACCTTCATGGGCACCTCGCACCGGCAGAAGACCGTGAAGGACCAGGTGGCCCGGCTGCGCCGCGGTCTCGCCGAGTTCTTCTCGATCCCCGACGGGTACGAGGTGATCCTCGCCAACGGCGGCACCAGCGCCTTCTGGGAGGTCGCCACGTTCGGGCTGGTGAAGGAGAAGGCCCAGTTCGCCGAGTTCGGCGAGTTCGGCGCCAAGTTCGTCCAGGCCGTCACCGACGCGCCGTTCCTCGCCGAGCCGACGGTGCACCGCGCGCCCGGCGGCCAGGCGGCGTACCTGACCGCCGAGGCCGGCGTGGACGTCTACGCCACCGTGCAGAACGAGACCTCCACCGGCGTCGCCGTGCCGGTCCGCCGGGTGGCCGGCGCCTACCCTGGTGCGCTGCTGCTCACCGACGCCACCTCCGGCGGCGGCAGCCTCGACGTCGACGTGAGCGAGACCGACGTCTACTACCTGGCACCGCAGAAGGCGCTCGGCTCGGACGGCGGCATCTGGCTGGCCCTCATGTCGCCGGCCGCGATCGAGCGGGCCTTCGAGATCAAGGCGACGAAGCGGTACATCCCCCAGTTCCTCGATCTGGTGACCGCGATCGAACAGTCCCGGTTGGAGCAGACCTACAACACCCCGGCGCTCGCCACCGTCTTCCTCGCGGCCGAGCAGGTCGACTGGATGAACGCGCAGGGCGGCCTGTCCTGGGCGGTCAAGCGCAGCGCGGAGAGCGCGACGGCGATCTACGGCTGGGCGGACACGTCGTCGTACGCCACGCCGTTCGTCACCGACCCGGCACTGCGGTCGTCGGCCGTCGCGACCATCGACTTCGACGAGAGTGTCGACGCGGCGGCGATCGCCGCGATCCTGCGGGCGAACGGCGTGGTGGACACCGAGCCGTACCGGAAGCTCGGCCGCAACCAGCTGCGCGTTGCCCTCTATCCGACAGTCGACCCCTCCGATGTGGCGGCCCTCACCGAGTGCATCGACTACGTAGTGGAAAAGCTGTAG